The following nucleotide sequence is from Roseivirga sp. BDSF3-8.
CATCAGCATTCAATCAGATGGACTTTTTCGAGTTTGTCAGTGATTCATACCTGAGTTTAAACTACCGACACTATTTTGAAGGTTTTCTGCTGAATAGAATTCCGCTGATGAAAAAGCTCAAGTGGCGGGCCCTGGCTACAGCTAATATCCTGTACGGAAAGCTTGATGAAGGAAATCTTTCTCTGACGCCTCAGCAGGATGCTGATGGAAATGACCTTGTGATGTTCAGAGGCTTAGGAAAAGAACCGTACATTGAGCTAGGCTATGGAGTAGAGAACATCTTTAAGCTTCTGAGGGTGGACTTCATTCACCGCGTTACCTACCTTGATGAAGAGAATGTAAGGCCATTTGGTATAAAAGTTAGTGCACAACTGATTTTATAGCAATTTCATTTTCATCAAATTTTTAGCGTCTTACTTTTGTTATGTGGCTTCAGGTCTGAAAATGAGGATAAGAATCTTATATATTATCTTAGGTTTAGTGGTGATTTCGTCTTGTGAACGAAACCATAGCCGTTACCAGCTACATGAAGCCCCCGAGTTTGATGAGAGCTATCACTCTGTAAGCCTTGAAAAGGTTAACAGAAACATTGAACAAAATTCTGACAACCCGGAAAACTACTATCGTAAGGCCATAATTCTTAACGAGCTCGGCCGCAATGAAAATGCACTGATAAACTTGCGGAAGGCAATCTCCCTTAAGGCTGATGAACCGGTATATCACTACATGGCTGCGAGGGAAAACCTGAGGATAGGCGATGTGGATGAAGCGGAGTCTTTTGCTTCTGAGGCAGAGAGGCTGGGAGAGCAGTCCGGCGGACTGTTCTACCTGCTTTCAGAAGTTCACAGACTCAAGGAAAATTATATTAAAGCGGCCGATTATATTAACAAGGCGATGAAAAAAGAGCCGGAGAATCCGGCTTACCTTTGTTCCAGGGGGTATATACTGCTTTCGCTGGAAGACACATTAGCTGCAGAGCAGGACTTTTTAAGCAGCCTGAATATCAAAGAAGACCCCGGAACATACTCAGGGCTTATTGATATTTACCTTAATCGCAATGATCTTGAGAAAACGGCTTTTTATCTGGAAAAGCAACTCGTGCTTAGGCCGGATAATCTGGAGGCTAACCTGCAGATGGCCTCTTTGTTAAAAGCTATGGATTACCCCGATAGTGCGGCTTCTTTATTAGGCCATTTAACAAAGCGGTTTTCTGAAGACTACCGTCCGAAGGTCGAAATAGCTGATTACCTTATGGAGAAAAGGCAGTATGATTCGGCGTTGTATTATGTGGATGATGTGCTAGCCTCCAATGCCCGTAATACCTATGCCCTTCTGCAGAAAGCAAGGATACTTAATACCGCAAGGCGCTATGGTGAGTCAGTAGCTTCTTATACCACTTTGCTGGATGTGGACAGTACTAATGAAATCGCGAGTAGTGAACTGGCGGACCTACGAAGAAAAATTGCATATTTGCAGCAACTCGAAAGGCGCAGGCGAAATACACTGCCCACTTTGGAAAAAAAAGATTCTGATACAGACGATAAGAATAACTAGTTAATGAGCCAGGAAAGTATGATCAATATTACGCTGCCTGATGGAAGTGTAAGAGAGTACCCCAAGGGATCCTCAGGATTAGACATTGCCAAAAGTATAAGTGAAGGACTGGCCAGGAATGTACTGGCAGCCAAAGTTAATGGTGAGGTGTGGGATGCCACCCGGCCTGTAGAAACTGATGCTGCGGTACAGTTACTTACCTGGAATGATGATGATGGCAAGTCAGCTTTCTGGCACTCATCAGCACACTTACTTGCAGAAGCCTTGGAAGAGCTGTATCCGGGAATTAAGTTAGGTATTGGCCCTCCTATAGAAAACGGATTTTATTATGATGTGGACTTCGGCGAAATGGAATTCAATGGTGACCACCTGGAAAAGGTGGAACAAAAGATGACCGAGCTGGCCCGCCAAAAGAACGAATTCGTTCGTAAACCCATAGGTAAAAGCGAGGCCGTGGCCTACTATCAAAATAAAGG
It contains:
- a CDS encoding tetratricopeptide repeat protein, which encodes MRIRILYIILGLVVISSCERNHSRYQLHEAPEFDESYHSVSLEKVNRNIEQNSDNPENYYRKAIILNELGRNENALINLRKAISLKADEPVYHYMAARENLRIGDVDEAESFASEAERLGEQSGGLFYLLSEVHRLKENYIKAADYINKAMKKEPENPAYLCSRGYILLSLEDTLAAEQDFLSSLNIKEDPGTYSGLIDIYLNRNDLEKTAFYLEKQLVLRPDNLEANLQMASLLKAMDYPDSAASLLGHLTKRFSEDYRPKVEIADYLMEKRQYDSALYYVDDVLASNARNTYALLQKARILNTARRYGESVASYTTLLDVDSTNEIASSELADLRRKIAYLQQLERRRRNTLPTLEKKDSDTDDKNN